In Cryptococcus gattii WM276 chromosome A, complete sequence, one genomic interval encodes:
- a CDS encoding S-adenosylmethionine-dependent methyltransferase (Similar to TIGR gene model, INSD accession AAW41216.1), whose translation MSTSAAEKEHWRSVLRAFDGYMRYHLSANHARRMVFMTLPKAEKEVYELIGYREKLEAVDEGIRRNSDFIDEMIANPVFSDMISSLGGSQRAPGDYMHSHVDSPLHDHSHSVSPSHSHSHSHSSSKSQSSKTEGKRSPELDTAQDKIRSTLRSFVRDWTREGEDERNACYAPCLEALERYFPQNGDTGEKVVEIMTDEEDVKLCRKTRERSEVKVLVPGCGLGRLAMEIAARGFFSQGNEFSTYMLIASDWVLNQTTTAESHAIFPFLHSFSNHPTTEHHLLRSVRIPDVCPVDIFSRGRPGPFSLVAGDFEEIYGPNNWGLDGGKPHDFEDGENHQGQWGAVVTCFFIDCARNVLNYLRIIHSLLADDGVWINVGPLLWHFENSPTTSAKGEGSVELSLDEVKELARRIGFDLREEKMIRSTYTGIPEGMLRHEYNAAFWVATKRREE comes from the exons ATGTCCACTTCTGCTGCTGAAAAGGAGCATTGGCGCTCCGTACTACGAGCTTTTGATGGGTACATGCGCTACCAT CTGTCTGCCAACCATGCGAGAAGAATGGTCTTTATGACTCTGCCGAAAGCAGAGAAGGAGGTTTACGAGCTTATTGGTTACCGAGAGAAATTAGAAGCTGTGGACGAAGGAATCCGACG CAATTCTGACTTCATTGATGAGATGATTGCCAACCCTGTATTCTCTGATATGATTTCAAGTTTGGGAGGCAGCCAACGTGCACCTGGAGACTACATGCACTCTCATGTAGATTCCCCTTTACATGATCACTCACACTCTGTATCACCCTCCCACTCCCACTCCCACTCTCACTCGTCATCCAAATCCCAATCCAGTAAGACAGAAGGAAAACGATCTCCAGAGTTGGATACTGCCCAGGATAAAATACGTTCGACCCTGCGTAGTTTCGTCCGTGACTGGACCagggaaggagaggatgagaggAATGCCTGTTATGCCCCATGCTTGGAAGCTCTTGAACGTTATTTCCCCCAAAATGGAGATACTGGCGAAAAAGTGGTGGAGATCATGActgatgaagaagacgtGAAGCTTTGCAGAAAGACAAGAGAAAGATCAGAGGTCAAAGTTCTGGTGCCAGGGTGTGGGCTTGGAAGACTAGCAATGGAAATAGCTGCTCGTG GATTTTTTTCCCAAGGTAATGAATTCAGCACATATATGTTGATCGCCTCGGACTGGGTGTTAAATCA GACAACGACTGCCGAGTCCCATGCTATCTTCCCATTCTTGCATTCTTTCTCGAATCATCCCACTACTGaacatcatcttctccgCTCTGTGAGGATTCCTGATGTTTGCCCAGTCGATATTTTCAGTCGAGGTCGACCTGGTCCCTTCTCATTAGTGGCAGGGGATTTTGAAGAAATCTATGGGCCAAACAACTGGGGTCTAGACGGGGGAAAGCCACATGATTTTGAAGACGGGGAGAACCATCAAGGGCAATGGGGTGCTGTCGTGACTTGTTTCTTCATAGACTGC GCTCGTAATGTACTCAATTATCTTCGAATAATCCACTCTTTGCTGGCGGATGATGGGGTCTGGATCAATGTTGGTCCTCTTTTGTGGCATTTTGAAAACTCGCCTACAACATCGGCGAAGGGCGAAGGAAGCGTCGAGCTAAGTCTAGACGAGGTGAAGGAACTAGCTAGAAGGATAGGGTTTGACTTGAGG GAGGAGAAAATGATACGATCGACATATACTGGTATCCCTGAGGGTATGTTGAGGCATGAATACAAC GCTGCTTTCTGGGTGGCAACTAAAAGGAGGGAAGAATAA
- a CDS encoding Serine C-palmitoyltransferase, putative (Similar to TIGR gene model, INSD accession AAW41220.1) yields MSTEQPVPTEIPAALLPLLGALSSLLYTLQSLFHKVPGSPIILRYIKSSYQNDPWRSLLEVLLVAFALRTLLKGRTRGDEEGKNFIKLTEKEIDELVDDFQPQPLIDEPAEIDSFTLESVPVIHGPNGARVKLSPNGKTVLNMAIPDWVGFVEDDKMKEVAIDTLKEYGVGTCGPSGFYGTIDVHQQFETRVAEFLGTESAIIYSQSFSLISSVIPAFAKRGDIIVADRGVNFAIHKGLQLSRCQIKWYAHGDMKDLERVLQNVDKERKRKGAKLTKMFIVAEGIFENDGMMLDLPKVIELKKKHKYRLILDESQSFGMVGQHGKGITEYYGIPAAEVDILLGSMASGLATGGGFCAGSKVVCVHQRINSSASVFSASLPSMLATTATHAVNVLASQPQLLSALQTNIAIFRQQLARLEPSEEGDKPNKDAIISIPSHPCSALIHIFLLNPPPTMEEEERLLQDVVDEALNSHSVLVTRARRVRGQEIFEPEPSLKICISAVWSKKEVEKAGQGLRSALVKVVGKKK; encoded by the exons ATGTCCACCGAGCAGCCCGTCCCCACGGAAATACCGGCTgccctcctccccctcctcggcgccctctcctccctcctctACACCCTCCAGAGCCTCTTCCACAAGGTCCCCGGGTCCCCCATAATCCTCCGGTACATCAAGTCGTCCTACCAGAACGACCCATGGAGAAGTTTGCTGGAAGTCTTGCTCGTGGCGTTTGCTCTGAGGACGTTGTTGAAGGGCAGGACGAGAGGCGACGAGGAAGGCAAGAACTTTATCAAGCTTACAGAAAAG GAAATCGACGAGCTCGTGGACGACTTCCAGCCCCAACCTCTCATCGATGAGCCTGCCGAAATCGATTCGTTCACCCTTGAAAGTGTTCCCGTCATCCATGGCCCTAATGGTGCCCGCGTAAAGCTCTCCCCTAACGGCAAAACT GTGCTGAACATGGCTATTCCTGATTGGGTTGGATTTGTTGAAGACGACAAGATGAAGGAGGTTGCCATTGACACGCTCAAGGAATATGGTGTGGGTACCTGTGGTCCTTCAGGCTTCTATGGTACCATCG ACGTGCATCAGCAATTCGAAACGCGCGTTGCCGAATTCCTTGGTACCGAATCCGCCATCATCTACTCCCAGTCGTTCTCTCTCATTTCCTCCGTCATCCCGGCCTTTGCCAAGCGAGGCGACATTATCGTTGCCGACCGCGGTGTTAACTTTGCCATTCACAAGGGTCTTCAACTTTCTCGATGTCAGATCAAATGGTATGCCCACGGCGATATGAAGGACCTTGAGCGCGTTTTGCAGAATGTCGACAAAGAACGAAAACGCAAGGGCGCCAAGTTGACCAAGATGTTTATCGTTGCTGAAGGTATTTTTGAGAATGACGGCATGATGCTTGATCTGCCTAAAGTC ATCGAGCTCAAGAAAAAGCACAAGTACCGACTCATCCTCGACGAGTCTCAGTCCTTTGGAATGGTCGGGCAGCACGGTAAAGGTATTACCGAATACTATGGTATTCCC GCTGCCGAGGTCGACATTCTTCTTGGTTCAATGGCCAGTGGTCTTGCCACCGGTGGTGGCTTCTGCGCAGGCTCCAAGGTCGTCTGTGTTCACCAGCGTATCAACTCATCCGCATCAGTCTTCTCTGCATCCCTCCCCTCTATGCTCGCAACCACCGCAACCCACGCTGTCAACGTTCTCGCTTCGCAACCCCAGCTCCTGTCTGCTCTTCAAACCAATATTGCCATTTTCCGCCAACAGCTTGCCCGCCTCGAACCTAGTGAGGAAGGTGACAAACCGAACAAGGACGCCATCATTTCTATCCCTTCCCACCCCTGTTCTGCACTCATACACATTTTCTTGCTCAATCCCCCTCCGAcgatggaggaggaagaaagacTTTTGCAGGATGTTGTGGACGAAGCTCTTAACTCTCACAGCGTGCTTGTCACTCGCGCCAGACGCGTGAGAGGACAAGAGATCTTTGAACCTGAGCCTAGTTTGAAGATTTGTATCAGTGCTGTGTGGAGTAAGAAAGAAGTAGAAAAGGCCGGACAGGGATTAAGGTCGGCGCTTGTCAAAGTCGTTGGCA AGAAAAAATAA
- a CDS encoding ATP dependent RNA helicase, putative (Similar to TIGR gene model, INSD accession AAW41218.1), producing the protein MTNSTNLNLITKMSRPDEEELVDYDEAAEEILPPAPAAETNGDKADGDKKGSYVGIHSTGFRDFLLKPELLRAISDLGFEHPSEVQQECIPQAILGTDVLCQAKSGMGKTAVFVLAALQQIEPVDGEVSIIILCHTRELAYQIKNEFTRFSKFMTNVRTGVFYGGTPISADQEILANKEKCPHIVVGTPGRTMALVRDKKLNASKVKHFVLDECDKMLEQLDMRRDVQEIFRATPHHKQVMMFSATLSKDIRATCKKFMQSPLEIYVDDETKLTLHGLQQFYLKLEEREKNRKLNDLLDNLEFNQVCIFVKSVQRATQLDALLQECNFPSICIHSGLQQAERISRFQQFKAFEKRILVATDIFGRGIDVERVNVVINYDAPADADSYLHRVGRAGRFGTKGLAISFVSNDADQEVLQKIQERFTVAIPTLPETVDPATYMTS; encoded by the exons ATGACAAACAGCACCAATCTCAACTTGATCACCAAAATGTCCCGACCtgacgaagaagaactCGTTGACTACGATGAGGCCGCCGAGGAGATCCTGCCCCCCGCCCCCGCCGCCGAAACCAATGGCGACAAGGCGGATGGTGACAAGAAAGGTTCTTATGTCGGTATCCATTCCACCGGTTTCAG GGATTTCCTTTTGAAGCCCGAGCTCCTCCGAGCCATCTCTGATCTCGGTTTTGAACACCCCTCTGAGG TTCAACAGGAATGTATTCCCCAGGCCATCCTCGGTACAGATGTTCTGTGTCAAGCCAAGTCTGGTATGGGTAAGACGGCTGTGTTTGTGCTTGCTGCGTTGCAACAGAT TGAGCCTGTTGATGGCGAGGTTTCCATCATTATTCTCTGTCACACTCGAGAGCTTGCCTATCAGATCAAGAATGAGTTTACTCGTTTCTCCAAGTTCATGACCAATGTCCGAACTGGTGTCTTTTACGGTGGTACTCCCATTTCGGCCGACCAGGAGATCCTTGCCAACAAGGAAAAGTGCCCTCACATTGTTGTTGGTACCCCTGGCCGAACTATGGCCCTCGTCCGTGACAAGAAGCTCAACGCCAGTAAGGTCAAGCACTTTGTTCTTGACGAGTGCGACAAGATGCTCGAACAACTTG ATATGCGACGAGACGTTCAGGAAATCTTCCGAGCCACCCCTCACCACAAGCAGGTTATGATGTTCTCTGCCACCCTTTCCAAGGACATCCGAGCTACTTGCAAAAAGTTTATGCAAAGT CCTCTTGAAATTTACGTTGATGACGAGACCAAGTTGACTCTCCACGGTCTTCAACAATTCTACCTCAAGCTcgaggagagggagaagaacAGGAAGCTCAACGACTTGTTGGACAATCTTGAATTCAACCAGGTCTGCATCTTTGTCAAGTCTGTTCAACGTGCTACTCAGCTCGATGCTCTCTTGCAAGAGTGCAACTTCCCCTCCATCTGCATCCACTCTGGTCTTCAGCAGGCCGAGCG AATCTCTCGATTCCAACAGTTCAAGGCTTTTGAGAAGCGAATTCTCGTTGCTACTGACATTTTCGGTCGAGGTATCGATGTTGAGCGAGTGAACGTTGTCATCAACTAT GACGCTCCCGCAGATGCCGACTCTTACCTCCACCGTGTCGGTCGTGCTGGTCGATTCGGTACCAAGGGTCTTGCCATCTCCTTTGTCTCTAACGACGCCGACCAAGAGGTCCTACAAAAGATCCAGGAACGATTCACCGTTGCTATTCCCACTTTGCCCGAGACTGTCGATCCCGCTACTTACATGACTTCGTAA
- a CDS encoding uncharacterized protein (Similar to TIGR gene model, INSD accession AAW41217.1) — protein sequence MNYQQQFLNMDSSNGQGDPGPSSMAQQNQPRFRPPFPGQPGMNPQQLAMLQQMSQAAQAQAGQPSQGQGRPSLTSQQIQMAMASMQAQAQAQGFNMANMNPQALIQAMRNQQLNQNQQQGMQAGSQVGQGQGGQAQLGQQNQQQGQQPQAQNLAGSYQPGQPHPNPAQLAFQQQRIAQLMQAQGMQARPGGPGSPIRPPQQFPQQQQPQQRAGSMPPPPVPGQQPQQQQQQNSPFPPQQPNLQPTPQPMQLSLSPAQQQMLTQQRQTLLSNPQFQSMPPQQQHIILQQQQNQYLRMIAMQQAANQQQGGQHPLQGQTQPSSQQPEQHSSQGRPGSSQGVSQSPVIHRQPTPQLGGTSQQSPLSSLPQHMAPPRPGSAASQRPVTPQTGPIGPGSPAVRTPPAGGMFQQPPQHMSHSGNAPSPTLSTHSHHSQQHHTPQQGPTMASPMLPRMDGVGTPQSGQGQGSGMNGEPQGFPLQQGQPGQQGSIQDPNNIGTPYRSLRLPGQLDARAFPTLPTNYTPEQQQQVASALTLMSRAVQGQGQGQGQNQNQGSEGQQQGQGQLPQPSQMQPAVRPGPGSVQAPGVPGPNSNMPRPPPVPLDIDTSDFPFDPRILQYLPYVGDARWRTQVQAQNPGLFAAVQHAAGMWQTIRPEVMQRMQSAFVAMKNAALRGTQQGAPIQSGQPGQQGQQPSLGQQQGLVQSQLQQQQQQQLQQQQKLQQQQQQQQLQQQQLQQQQLQQQQLQQQQLQQQQLQQQQLQQQQQQQQQQQQQQQQQQQQQQQQQQQPAQTSAAQLGPTQLAQQAWTQQQAAQAQAQMGAHAQAQAQAQARMQAQEFPGPGSNISPPMRPPSTPHVVPAPSSPIGRRPSSSSMKDIRRDRTPSGSGSVGQTSMPPPNFIPSHNGKPPSALGGSLEQVVTATPPSAGAGATSIPAAAATSTPTAPAHISTPMPATAPAPTRQSLSGPSLPIKEWATALHLDIPVTKISPLPVNTIDEAIDPTFDGQLPPLSEKEKVNIKKWLDNDVAFVAKKKERQPRVLGKMKRWAEEDDRGTEWWMLRKGEKRMMPQTKLRVLWPSDKERMRAQRTHKGRRQVKFSQSDLKKMAEVEDHIVPVRLELEHEGQKLKDTFMWNCSDTVVTPELFAHILCDDFAVPHQHFASRIVAAIEERVREYKDQVLPLLESRSKGDCQGKLDPDGDDEARAMCEVFRKAREGSGIDDEIKTDPGEEDGADHIRIVTFDDQVNGVDLDDERPWTVEEAMTLVPKELPQDLRILIKVDIIIGTQNLTDSFEWDLHSSVTPEEFAASYVTELGLSMEFATAIAHDIREQILIYQRSLFLVGHTDSSSVILDDEVRGAFLPPVTTTLRKEDIAMASYTPIFSELGPDQLALLESQREKEMKRKKRAGRARRGIVLPEREPIKTQRTLLNNLGPNGVPILFQTDNVPVRDSAPTSRRRGAALAAEANINLLAQDLPIPASGSPAPHLPHMSARGKRLGRPPKNRAISPVFIREEPLTNGGTPITGDIKGRRGYLDQSVDEQSINGALTASGRKKAGHHNRIPDSPSEPSTPLSGKIETLPSSIHLESQTDQTSILTKRKSNNDVDERPLKSAKPDEVGAPFAISRFPSDNKIQKKKRRSSDSSGSDSDSDSGSDSGSDDSDSTFGGRKDRKKAAVGRTETPAARSSVVPTGTPGLAMTASPGSGRKAIEIPMWIQRALGNMRAKYARDSFLVIQKPRPADQPDAPPEWRAKCNDCPGRIYALGPGETLNNFEVHLKNKGHIGNRLAREGKTQ from the exons ATGAACTATCAACAGCAATTCCTCAACATGGACTCCAGTAATGGACAGGGCGACCCAGGACCATCTTCCATGGCACAGCAGAACCAACCGCGCTTTCGTCCACCGTTTCCGGGCCAGCCCGGTATGAATCCTCAACAGCTAGCCATGCTCCAGCAAATGTCTCAAGCtgctcaagctcaagctGGGCAGCCGAGTCAAGGCCAGGGTCGGCCGTCGCTCACCTCCCAGCAAATACAAATGGCGATGGCTAGTATGCAGGCGCAAGCTCAGGCGCAAGGATTCAACATGGCGAATATGAATCCTCAGGCGCTGATACAGGCGATGAGAAATCAGCAGCTGAATCAGAACCAACAGCAAGGGATGCAAGCGGGATCGCAGGTGGGACAGGGGCAGGGTGGCCAAGCGCAGCTGGGGCAGCAAAATCAGCAGCAAGGGCAACAACCTCAAGCTCAAAATTTGGCAGGGTCATATCAACCCGGTCAACCACATCCAAACCCCGCACAGCTAGCATTTCAGCAACAGCGGATAGCCCAGTTGATGCAGGCGCAAGGGATGCAGGCTAGACCCGGTGGTCCAGGATCGCCAATACGGCCGCCTCAACAGTTTCcccagcagcagcaaccTCAACAACGTGCGGGTTCAATGCCTCCTCCGCCTGTTCCTGGGCAGCAGCcacaacagcaacaacaacagaACTCGCCGTTTCCTCCTCAACAACCCAATCTGCAACCCACTCCTCAACCCATGCAATTATCCCTCTCACCTGCGCAGCAACAAATGCTCACCCAACAACGCCAAACCCTGCTGAGTAACCCCCAATTTCAGTCAATGCCGCCTCAACAACAGCACATAATACtgcaacaacaacaaaatCAATATCTGAGGATGATCGCGATGCAGCAGGCTGCCAATCAACAGCAAGGTGGACAACATCCGCTCCAAGGTCAGACTCAGCCGTCCTCACAACAACCTGAGCAGCACTCCTCCCAAGGCCGACCCGGTTCATCTCAAGGTGTATCCCAGAGCCCTGTCATCCACCGCCAACCTACCCCTCAATTAGGGGGTACATCGCAACAGTCCCCTTTATCAAGTCTGCCTCAACATATGGCACCACCGAGACCAGGGTCAGCAGCGTCCCAAAGACCTGTCACACCTCAAACTGGACCGATTGGACCAGGGTCACCAGCTGTAAGAACACCTCCAGCAGGTGGAATGTTTCAGCAACCACCTCAACATATGTCGCATAGCGGCAATGCACCTTCACCCACATTATCAACACATTCACATCATAGCCAACAACATCACACACCGCAACAAGGTCCGACGATGGCGTCACCCATGCTCCCAAGGATGGACGGTGTGGGTACGCCCCAGTCTGGTCAAGGACAAGGGTCAGGGATGAACGGTGAGCCCCAAGGCTTTCCACTCCAGCAGGGTCAACCTGGTCAGCAAGGTTCAATACAGGACCCCAATAATATTGGGACGCCATACAGATCGTTAAGACTACCGGGCCAGCTGGATGCCCGTGCTTTCCCGACGTTGCCGACGAATTATACGCCTgaacagcaacagcaggTGGCTTCAGCTCTCACTCTGATGAGTCGGGCAGTTCAAGGACAAGGGCAGGGGCAAGGtcaaaatcaaaatcaGGGGTCTGAAGGTCAGCAACAAGGACAAGGTCAACTTCCTCAACCGTCTCAGATGCAACCAGCAGTTCGCCCTGGTCCTGGCTCAGTCCAAGCTCCGGGGGTTCCGGGTCCAAATTCCAATATGCCCCGCCCTCCACCAGTTCCCCTCGACATCGACACCTCTGATTTTCCATTTGACCCGCGTATCCTCCAATATCTTCCTTACGTTGGCGACGCTCGGTGGCGAACACAGGTCCAGGCCCAGAACCCAGGATTGTTTGCGGCGGTACAGCATGCAGCAGGAATGTGGCAGACTATAAGGCCAGAAGTGATGCAGAGAATGCAATCGGCGTTTGTTGCCATGAAGAATGCCGCGCTTAGAGGGACACAACAAGGGGCTCCAATACAGTCTGGCCAGCCAGGTCAGCAGGGTCAGCAACCGTCACTAGGACAGCAGCAAGGATTGGTACAGTCGCAGCtgcagcagcaacaacaacaacaactgcaacaacaacaaaaattgcaacaacaacaacaacaacagcaactgcaacaacaacaactgcaacaacaacaactgcaacaacaacaactgcaacaacaacaactgcaacaacaacaactgcaacaacaacaactgcaacaacaacaacaacagcagcaacaacaacagcaacaacaacagcaacaacagcaacagcaacagcaacaacagcagcagcccGCACAAACATCAGCTGCTCAGTTGGGACCGACGCAGTTGGCCCAGCAGGCATGGACTCAACAACAAGCTGCTCAAGCTCAGGCTCAAATGGGAGCCCATGCTCAAGCACAAGCCCAAGCTCAAGCCCGAATGCAAGCACAAGAGTTTCCAGGGCCAGGAAGCAATATATCCCCTCCCATGCGCCCCCCTTCCACACCCCATGTCGTGCCTGCTCCCAGCTCTCCTATCGGCCGCCGACCATCAAGTTCAAGTATGAAGGATATCAGGAGAGATCGCACGCCTTCGGGTAGTGGATCGGTTGGTCAGACTTCGATGCCGCCGCCCAACTTTATACCTTCGCATAATGGAAAGCCGCCGTCCGCATTGGGAGGATCATTGGAGCAAGTCGTTACTGCTACTCCTCCCAGCGCTGGTGCGGGTGCTACCTCAATCCCAGCAGCAGCTGCTACCTCTACCCCTACTGCCCCTGCACACATTTCTACACCCATGCCCGCAACGGCACCCGCACCCACCCGGCAATCCTTATCTGGTCCCAGTCTACCCATCAAAGAATGGGCCACCGCCCTTCACCTCGATATCCCAGTCACCAAGATTAGCCCTCTCCCTGTCAACACTATTGATGAAGCTATCGACCCAACGTTTGACGGCCAACTGCCCCCACTgtcagagaaggagaaggtCAACATTAAAAAATGGCTCGACAACGATGTGGCATTTGTGGCCAAGAAAAAAGAGAGGCAACCGAGGGTGTTGGGAAAAATGAAAAGATGGGCGGAAGAGGATGATAGGGGTACAGAATGGTGGATGTTgagaaagggtgagaagaggatgatgcCGCAGACAAAGTTGAGGGTCCTTTGGCCCAGCGAtaaggagaggatgagagcACAAAGAACGCACAAGGGAAGGAGGCAGGTCAAATT CTCCCAATCGGACCTCAAAAAGATGGCAGAAGTCGAGGATCACATTGTGCCTGTCAGGTTAGAGTTGGAGCACGAAGGGCAAAAGTTGAAGGACACTTTCATGTGGAACTGCTCTG ACACTGTTGTTACCCCGGAGCTCTTTGCCCATATCCTTTGCGACGACTTCGCCGTTCCCCACCAGCATTTTGCGTCCCGTATTGTCGCCGCCATCGAAGAACGTGTCCGCGAATACAAGGACCAAGTGCTTCCGTTGCTTGAGAGTCGTTCCAAAGGAGACTGTCAAGGCAAGCTTGATCCCGATGGTGACGATGAAGCTCGTGCGATGTGCGAAGTCTTCCGCAAAGCACGGGAAGGAAGTGGCATTGACGACGAAATCAAGACAGATCctggagaggaggatggtgCGGACCACATCAGGATTGTTACCTTTGATGATCAAGTGAATGGCGTTGATTTGGATGATGAGCGACCATGGACAGTGGAAGAGGCCATGACCTTGGTGCCAAAGGAGCTTCCCCAGGATTTGAGAATACTGATCAAGGTGGATATAATTATCGGGACCCAGAACTTGACAGATAGCTTTGAATGGGATCTTCATTCTTCAGTCACTCCAGAAGAGTTTGCGGCATCTTATGTCACCGAGCTGGGCTTGAGTATGGAATTTGC GACCGCTATCGCACACGACATTCGTGAACAGATCCTCATATATCAGCgttcccttttccttgtcGGCCACACAGATAGCTCGTCTGTCATTCTTGACGACGAAGTGCGCGGCGCCTTCTTGCCTCCTGTCACCACCACTCTTCGTAAAGAAGACATTGCCATGGCATCGTACACACCCATCTTTAGCGAGCTTGGTCCTGATCAGTTAGCATTGCTCGAATCGCAGcgagagaaggagatgaagcGCAAGAAGAGGGCTGGCCGCGCTAGACGCGGTATCGTACTTCCTGAGAGGGAGCCCATTAAGACTCAACGCACTTTGCTCAACAACCTCGGTCCCAATGGAGTTCCTATTTTGTTCCAAACGGACAATGTCCCTGTTCGTGACTCCGCTCCTACCAGTCGACGGCGCGGTGCTGCCCTTGCCGCGGAGGCAAACATTAATCTCCTGGCTCAAGATCTTCCTATTCCCGCATCCGGGTCTCCTGCACCTCATTTACCTCATATGTCTGCTCGAGGCAAGCGGCTTGGTAGGCCTCCTAAGAACAGAGCGATCAGCCCCGTTTTTATAAGAGAAGAGCCCCTTACCAATGGCGGCACTCCCATCACAGGTGATATCAAAGGGCGGAGAGGATATCTGGATCAGTCAGTAGATGAGCAGTCCATCAATGGGGCATTGACCGCGTCCGGGAGGAAAAAGGCGGGTCATCATAACAGAATTCCGGATTCACCTTCTGAACCCTCTACCCCTCTCTCTGGCAAGATAGAAACTCTCCCATCATCAATACATCTCGAGTCGCAGACCGATCAGACTTCGATTCTCACGAAGCGCAAAAGTAATAATGATGTAGATGAACGACCACTAAAGTCTGCCAAACCTGATGAAGTCGGAGCGCCATTCGCGATTTCCAGATTCCCTTCGGACAATAAGATccaaaagaagaaaaggaggagCTCTGATTCTTCTGGAAGCGATAGCGACAGTGATAGTGGGAGCGATAGCGGGAGTGATGACTCAGACTCAACATTTGGCGGGAGAAAGGATAGGAAAAAAGCTGCGGTGGGCAGGACTGAGACGCCTGCAGCCAGGTCCTCTGTGGTGCCAACTGGAACTCCAGGTCTGGCGATGACTGCGTCGCCTGGCTCGGGAAGGAAAGCTATCGAA ATTCCGATGTGGATTCAGAGAGCTCTGGGTAATATGAGAGCAAAATATGCTCGAGACTCGTTCTTAGTCATACAAAAGCCCCGACCGGCGGATCAGCCAGATGCACCTCCAGAGTGGAGAGCCAAATGTAATGACTG CCCAGGTCGAATCTACGCTCTCGGTCCCGGTGAGACTCTCAACAATTTTGAAGTCCATCTCAAAAACAAGGGCCATATCGGCAATAGATTGGCAAGGGAAGGGAAGACTCAGTAA